Genomic window (Acropora muricata isolate sample 2 chromosome 11, ASM3666990v1, whole genome shotgun sequence):
TGTTGGAATGCACAGTGTTACATGAATTGGCAAAATCCAAAGGTTACAAGGATGTAACAAATACATAGCTGTTCACCACATGGAAGTATTAAAGCTCCCTCCCCCCCAAAAGAAaggcaacaaaaaacaaaaactaattgCATGTGACAAAGATATATGCTATTGAATGGTATAAGCGTACTTTCTTTACTATACAACAATTAAGTCCAACAGATCTTTGAACACACATGATATTCATAAATAAACACAGAAATAGATTTGTTCCTGAAAGGGAAGTTTCTTAAGTAGGGGCTGCAACCTGACATGATGAGCTAGCATAAAACACAAGTGAGTGTACAAAGAATGCATTTGTCTGTAAACAGGGTGCCAAAATACTCCAGCCAAAGCATCACGGTATTGCTCAATCCACAATGCAACTGCGATGGTGTTCCAGGATGATGAAAGCAGTAATGATCAATCCAAAAGTGTGAAAGGTAGTGATGAAGTTGGGTCTCTCGTAATACGTGTGCTGAACAAGAAAACAACACGACTTGGCAAGCTTTATGAGGTAATGATATTTATAGCATTATTTTAGTGCAAGAACAAAATATTATCGGTggtatttctttgttggaaagaaACACTTTTGGAAATGTAGAACTTTATTCCAGAGGAGAGTCAAACTTCACCTTCTTCCACTCAATCTACTCGAAAGACTACCAGGCCATTGAGACTAAAATGGTATTTTATAGCCTTAAAAGGACCGCGCTAACATATTAGCTCTTGAAATAATTATGAAAATGGCACAAAAGTGTTTTTGTTTGAACTGTCATGATTTgcagttgtgttttgtcactgTAAAACCACATCAGTTAAGGGTTGAAATAAAGTGCATCAGGAACCACTGTTTTGCACTCCAAATTGTTTGCAAAGGACAGGCGTTCATTCATGTGTTGAATTCAAGATAGGTGAGACGAATGTAACTCAATTCATAATGTGACAGGTCCTGTGGTCCAGTGGTAAGAAAAGTTGGTTGAAGGAGAGTAACCTTCCTTTATCGGTGAAAGAATGCAAGAAAAGTGGCACTGTTTTTGAACAGCGTTTGGTCATGCTGGACGAATTGGGTCAAAAACGTATGGAATATCAATTTTCTACATCGACAGGCATCCAGGGAGGAAAAGTGCAAAGTGGTGAAGGGGTGTCCAGGTTAGAATAAGGCTGGTTTTAAAGTAAGCTAACATGTCGTGGTGCTGGAAAACAGTACTTAGAAGAGAACTATGGAACGCAAAGTGTACAAACAGAGCTCCTACTCGGTATAGAAGTTAGGGGTCTTTGGGACCTCCAGTTTCTGGAAACGGAGGGTCCTTTTTGGTTTTTAAGTGTACCtaaagttaaaaaataaaaattttaaagtgAAGTGGATAAACGATAACAAAGGATAAAACCCCATGTAGCATACACAGATCGAAAAAGTAACGTTTGACACATGTCAAGGTATACAAAAGGAACACCTCTTATCATTGAAACGAGGAAAGAAATAGGGGAAGAAAGTGGCTGACTGATAAACATATGCAAACTGAAGTGTGGCGATGATTACAGCGGTTCATGATATCACAGGCTCCCCAAACTCAGTGTGAGGGAAAGGCAACAAACGTAACCTTTCTGAGAAGATAATTTTATGACAAAGATCTCATTTCAAGAGCCTAACCTTACTGCCATTGTGGGTTGCTTCCTTCCTGTGTGTTGTTTGTGGCGCTTCGACACGAATTGAGCCGTTAATAGTTACTCGGGTGTAACGGTAAAACCCTTTCCCATGCAAATGGTTAGATTTTTGTCGGCTTTCCTTCACACTGACCGTAGGGCGCCTGCCATGATATGAAAATATTTAATCAACACCAAATTTCATTGCCTCAAACCGACAGCTCAGGATTTGCTGTAGAAGTGGTGGAAGATAACGTCATTGTAGACGACAGAGGCCAACCGAGAACCATGACATGCGGGACTGAGAAAAGCAAACACAGAGCAAAGAATCACAGAACAGCAGGTACACAATTAATGAGGATGGTGAATAAGGGTATGCAAAACCGCCGATCTGTGCTATTTTGTTATCCGATCTGTCGATCCGACGTTATTTTCGGTAAACTTCCGATCTGCTTTACTTGAAAAATGCCATATTTGTAAATATGACATATGTGGTCCATGTAACTTATatattttgccttttctttccTCTACTTTGTCTTTGCCGGTGTACCACTCTATAACATTAAGGTTAATACAAAAATAGATGACGTTGCTATTACGTCTGAGGGTAAACGACATTGAAAAGGGGAAATTCTTGTAACCACGACCcataattgtaataatttcaAGTCCTGAAACACGTGTGATTTCCATAATGGAAAGGACCCGAGGCATTAGTTGTGAAAAATGACACTGATCTTTCTTTATTGCAAATGTGTTCACaggaatttttgcaattgcCAAGCCATGTTCAATCGTTGTTGAAGTAAAGGAGTTGTTTGGCTGAGAAAGCAAAACACAAGTCTATGCGCATCTGCACGAATTACTCCAGAAACCTTCCATGCACAGCATAGGTACTGTATGAAGTAAATGTGATTTGTACTTCAGGCAAATGGAGTAATGTTCGCATCATATAAAAAAGATATTCGCTGGGCAATGAACACATTCCTACGAGATGGCAGAGGTAGAAGGAATAAAAGTAATTAATCCAGAAGTTTTTCTCAAGTACAAAACATCCGAAAAATTGGGCTAATAAACGTTTCTGAACATGTTAAACTGTCGGAGTTCACCAAAAACGCAGGTCCAAAATAACCCAGAAATCTCAAGAAAACTTATGCACAAAATACGATGAACATCGGAGTATACAATTCAATACTGTAATTAATAAATGGTTCTTTTTACAGAGAGCATATGTTACGATGACGCCTGCCATCTAAAAAAGTTTGCCCAGAATCCTGTGAGATCTTCCCTATCAGTAATCTCGGATAGATTGGCGAAGATGGAAATGGTGTGCGACaagtttcattttaaaaatcacacCGATTCTTGGTGCAAGAGGAACTGCAATCCTTACAATAGCTCAATTCTTCAGGTAATTCAAAGTTGTTATAGTGTATTTATAATAACTGCTAGTGCAATAGTTCAACGGGTTATAATTTTTACAAAGGAGGCCAAAAATACACGACACTAAACGTTTCGTGGACGAATCCGAGAAGGGAAATTGTTTCTTCCGCTTTAAAGAAGCCAGTGCGTGCAAAAAGAGCAAATCTTAATATTATTGCGATAACAAGTTGCCACAGCGCGCCCGCTGTAGACGTAGTAGCTGCAGCGACATACTGACTAAAAGTAGAGGACTTGCGTGAAAGAGGACAACAGTACTAATACTCTCCGTTCGCTTTCTCTACACAGGATGTCAATACCGAGGTTTGCGAACAGCTGTTCTCGTGGTTATCAAAGTTTGCGCCCATTACTAAACACATGAATCGATGGCGatttatgtttttaatgtaTTACCTTGTCGACAGTCACAACGAGGACGTAGAAAGAGGATCGAATTGGTCGCCCTGATACCATCTCGATGGGCAATGACGGATTGTGTGTCGTTTATAGTATGATCTTTCCAAAATAAGGGATAATAAAGTATGAGACGTTTATTGTAACCTTGCATTCTGAAAGCTTTTACAACGTGTTATAGACACTTCCCCTGTTTGTTTGTTGGCACAAGCTTTTAGAACGAGGCATACACACTTTCCTTTGTATGTCGGCGCAGGCTCTGGGGTATACATACTTTCGCTTgtcggcacaggcttttagaacgaaGCATACACATTTTCCTTTGTATGTCGGCGCAGGCAGGCTCTGGGGTATACATACTTTCGCTTGTCGGCACAAGCTTTCagaacgaagcatacacacTTTCCTTTGTATGTCGGCGCAGGCTCTGGGGTATACATACTTTCGCTTGTCGGCACAAGCTTTCagaacgaagcatacacacTTTCCTTTGTATGTCGGCACAGGCTCTGGGGTATACATACTTTCGCTTGTCGGCACAAGCTTTCagaacgaagcatacacacTTTCCTTTGTATGTCGGCGCAGGCTCTGGGGTATACATCCTTTCGCTTgtcggcacaggcttttagaacgaagcatacacacTTTCCTTTGTATGTCGGCGCAGACTCTGGGGTATACATACTTTCGCTTGTCGGCACAAGCTTTCagaacgaagcatacacacTTTCCTTTGTATGTCGGCGCAGGCTCTGGGGTATACATACTTTCGCTTGTCGGCACAAGCTTTCagaacgaagcatacacacTTTCCTTTGTATGTCGGCGCAGGCTCTGGGGTATACATACTTTCGCTTGTCGGCACAAGCTTTCagaacgaagcatacacacTTTCCTTTGTATGTCGGCGCAGGCTCTGGGGTATACATCCTTTCGCTTgtcggcacaggcttttagaacgaagcatacacacTTTCCTTTGTATGTCGGCGCAGACTCTGGGGTATACATACTTTCGCTTGTCGGCACAAGCTTTCagaacgaagcatacacacTTTCCTTTGTATGTCGGCGCAGGCTCTGGGGTATACATACTTTCGCTTGTtggcacaggcttttagaacggGGCATACACACTTTCTCTTCCCTTGTGTGTTTGTCAGCGCAGGCTCCGAGCTATACACACTTTCGCTTGACGGCACGGGTTCTTATagaacgaagcatacacacTTTCTTTTGATTATCGGCGCAGGCTCCGGGTTATAGTGTTCATGCTTATGGACAATAACTCATTCACAAATTGGACCGGAACGCGGCATACACACATTGTCAGATTTAAAAATTAGCAACAACATGCAATACTCGAATGGAGACGGGTCGTAAGGGCGAGTCACGAATCGTGCGGATCGATCGATTCGTGGGGACAGCTGTAAGACGATTCtatctaatgagatgcatttttcgAGTCGAGAGATTGTGTATTCGGGTCGTTTCCGCATAAAAGCGACATAATGGCACTATAACATGCACAATACTCGAATGGAGACGGGTCGTAAGAGCGAGTCACGAATCGAACGGATCGATCGATTCGTGGGGACAGCTGTACGACGATTTTATCTAATGAGATGCACTTTTCGAGTCGACGGATCACGAATCGAACGGATCGATCGATTCGTGGGGACAGCTGTACGACGATTTTATCTAATGAGATGCACTTTTCGAATCGACGGATCGTGTATTCGGGTCGTTACCGCATAAAAATGAGCGACATGCAATAGTCGAATGGAGACGGGTCGTAAGAGCGAGTCACGAATCGAACGGATCGATCGTTTCGTGGGGACAGCTGTACGACCATCTtctctaatgagatgcatttttcgAATCGAGAGATCGTGTATTCGGGTCGTTTCAATTAGTgagtattggacatgcatgTGAAAACCAGCTGCAAACAATGTTTAATGGTAATAGAATCAGTGCAGGGGTTTTCAACCTCACTATGGCCTCCTCCGAATCCGAACCTTCAAAGAGAAAGTTTCACCCTGTGATATGCATTGAGTCAGAAAGCAGGAGCAGTCAGGAAAATTAAACCATGAACATGTGAACAGTGAGTTGGAAGGTAAATCAGTTACGAAATGACTTTGAGAAACCTTtacgttttctttctttctaatATTTGTAATTAGTACATTTAAAAAGCACTTTGTTCTTGCTCTTTTGGCTTCGAACGATTTTCTCACGCTTTGCCTTTATTACACTAGACGAGAGTAACTGTTAGTTTTTGTGTCTAGAAGTGGTAAAAAGTATTGTTGTTTACAACTGGCCTTCCTTGGAATCTAGAAACCGAAGGGCCAACATTTTAGACTTTATcacattgcaataaaaattaatttggttTCTGTCCACACTTTAAGGCCATTTACTTCTTCCTTCTCGAGTTCAACTTGATAACTCACTCATGAGAGATCGAGTATATCTTACTCGTGAGATatcaaagataaaattcatatccatgcGTGGGTATGTAATATGCTCTATTTAtaacatattatgtgtggatatcagtgtgataaagccgtgaataaaaatgatacccgtgaaaagatcTGATATCAtctcacttcacgggtttgaattgtccaatcaaataggtAGTATAATTTTGGTTGAACCAATCGAGTTGCACAtgatattttagctgacgcctggcatCCGCTTTGGCTGGAAGAAttactttgcagttttatcaacacttTCTTGTACTTAAACTTAGTGGCTTGATTTTTtctaagcatgtaatatgtaacaaacaaatttttacacTCACAAGGATGATTAATCTCTCCCTAGAATCTGGATGCTTTCCTGAAAGCTGGAAACACGCAGACATTCACCCAAGACTAAAGAAACCAAAATCTGAAGCCACCTTTCCTAATCTTCGTCCAATAAGCAACCTCACGTTTGTCTCCAAACTTGCTGAACGTGTTGTATCCAATCAGACCCACAACCACCTTACTCTGAATTGTCTCTATCCCAAAGCTCAGTGTTCTTATCGGGAATTTCATAGTACTGAAACCGCACTACTTCGAATCAAGAACGATATATTAATGAATATGAACAAACAACATCCTACTCTCTTGGTTCTACTTGACTTAACTGCTGCGTTAAATATCGCATAAATTTGAAGATTCTACTTATCGCTTTTAAAGTCATCCATGGACTTGCACCCAAATATCTTAGCGAACTTTTAACGTGTAAAACAAAATGTCATTATAACTTAACATCAAACAGCGAGATTCTCCTGCAACAACCAAGGATAAAATCCCTATGCATGCTTGGCGATCGGAGTTTCACTGTAGCTGCACCTGCACTTTGGAACAACCTTCCAAATGTAATTAGATCCGCcactaatattaatttttttaaagaacttCTTTAGACTTATCTTTTTAAGACTGCGTTCAACCTATATTCATTTAATTAACTAATTCCTATTTAAATCTTAGTATTTAAGTAATAACCTTGTATTCCACTTATCTGTTTTATATATATCAATTTTATGAGTTTTGTAAAGCACGCAAGAGCATCTACCTATGACTTGTTGCGCTAtacaatattaaattattattattatattattattacatattaagagcctgatattgttttAATTCACTCGTTTTTTACACCATATGGCTCACCCGCTTAAAGACTCACTcattcgcgatatggtattaaaaacttgtgaataaaaacgatatcaggctcttaacatgtaataatctatatttctCTTTCACTAGCTCAATCATGAATTTATTGCATTCTCTTTTAACTTTATAATTAGAACTTCAGAGAACTGCTGGAGATTCTCAACAATGAAAACGAAACCACAACCTTTAAAACAAAGGTTCACAATAAAGCTAATCTTTTTTTTCAACCATTGCTATCATCAACCTGACATACAAAACTTCAGTCATAACTTGATAACGTTTGTGTTTTCAGTTGACAAATAACtttgaaacaataaaaaatgacaTCTTCACAGGCATTGAGTTGTTAAAAGGAGATGGTGGCTAGGGCACAGCTGGACAGTCATAATCACACAATATATATGCACTAACTGATAAGGCATGGGAGTGTGGGACATTACAGCCAGCGGTTTTTGCCCTTTACACCCATTGTCCCTTGAGCGCATTGGGGAAGCATGTGCTTTTGAAAAATGGCcttattttgtttcaagtcTTGTATTTCTGTCCAGGCTTTTGTTCAAGTTAATCTTAGACTTCATGGGAGTGTCGATGCTCAGAACGGCAAAAGCGAGCAACAACGTACGTAAGAACAATGTGAAGTTTATTTCTCCTGCTGCTTGTGATTTTAATGTTGTTAGCTTTGAATCATTACAAAATACAGTATGTAATTTCCGTCACTTAGGTTTTACCTGGCTGTATTCTATCTTCATTCTAACCACAAATAAAATGGAGTTGAAATGTCCCTTGTGCACTCCTTGGATCGACACCATTACACAGAGGTCAACGTATTAGCTCTCACATTTTAGCCAAACACCCCTATGAGAAGAGAGACCAAGCATTCTGACAGGAGGATGGCAAGAAAGGTTATGAGAGCTTCCACCAAACCTTTCTCTCATGAAAATTGCATGACACAGGAAATTTTAATGAAGAAGAAGGCTCCTGAGCTTATTTCCCTCTTtaaatcaaaaaatcaaatcaaatcaacttGTTTTACCTTGATAACGCAAGGAGTGGTTTCCCAGTCTCCCGAGCCAGAAGCTCATGTATTATGTGTTCGAGCATTCCGGGTCAAATTGAAATTTAGAAGTGCTGTTTTTTGAAGAGAGGGGGAAACCAGAGTACCCaggggaaaacctctcggagcaaggaaagaaccaacaacaaacttagccCACATACGATCCGAGCTCAGAATCTAACCCGAGGAATTTAGACTTTTGCTTGTTCCTGCGGTGTCTTGCCATTTTGTTAAATCAAGTTAGCAGCTTACGATTATCACAAGCATCTTTTTAAGAGCTTGAGGGGAAAGTTGACTAAAAAGCAGGTGTTCCAAGGAATTGCACACGTTACTGTGAGTGCAcatcaatataaaaaaaaaatataaaaaagtaGAGGATAACAATAAGAGAGCAGGTAACCGAAGAAAGGACTGGAAGTTTCTTCATAAGATGACTCCTTGCCTTGGCCAAAGCCCTAAAGTTAATCAAGCATTTACATTTGATGCATCACCTGAACGTCAGAAATCCTGATCTGCATCCCAATCAGCTAACAGCAGCACTGACAATGGAAATTGCTCAGACTCAAGTGGTGATGATGCTGCTGCTGATGATGAAAATGTAGCAGGGAAGGAACTGAAACCTAGTAGACAGCGGAAAAGAAAGAGTAATTCGTCAGCCCCAGAAATACTCACTTATACATATACTTAAAAGGAGTTAAGGCTGGAGAAGAAAAGTTAAACCTTGAAAGATGAAAAAAGAATAGCTTTTTGGCCACTTTCTAgagattttaaaaaataaataattgaagagatttaaaaagaaatttgtcaGGCTTTTAGGCAGTTCgaagtttaaatttcaaataattcaaataatttgaaactGTCATAATTTTCGTGGAAGATCAAGAGTCAGCCTGAAAATTATTAtgttgggtttacatgtaactTTTAGAGTCCTTGAATGCAAAATAGAAACTAGTAATAATATACTTTCAGGAACATAAGTTTAAGTTACACTTATGAGCACACATCAGGCATCATGTTGACAGGTGATGTACATTGAGAACATCCTTCTTTAACAAtgtcaaaatattaaaacaagcaGCACATTTATTTCAAGTTACTTTAAAAAAAGACCCTCTTTGGGCCACAGGGTGAGATGTTTTAGAGACAATGTTATTCTTATTTATAAATAAagagaaaagtttcattttttaagGTGATTATTTTGCCAATTTAGAGAGCCATGAGATTCACACACCTTTAAATCGGAATAGGCCCTATGGATGCAAACATCAGCTGTAGCGATTATTTTCCCTCTTTCTACAGAGCAGTAACAATGTTGACAAGGTGCACCCTTTTCTGTGCTGGTCCGTGATCTAGTGGTCCTCGTTGCTCACTTTTATCATCATCTCCTCCACCACCAGCATCACCAAGCAGCAAATACCCATCATCAGAATCATCATGTAATAAGCAATAGTTATGAAGGCCACATGTAGCAGGTATTATTTGCACTGCAATTACCAAATCAAGGTGATCGAGATATTGAAGATTTCGCCATCTTCCTTTGAGGAGAAGGATCTTTCCACTTTCTGGTGTACAGCAGAAAGGGTTGTGTTAAAGTCCctatcacccttatttttttatattttagaagaaaaataGAAGCCTcaactaatcataatattttaaaacgatTCGATTTTTGgcagtctttcatgtttatttgagacgtaaaatgtacgatatgtgggcttttgagatgcctttgtgtttttgaccgagcaaattagtttcttgaggtcctgggttgatgacgtagtagcagtaactcgtctgcaatcaa
Coding sequences:
- the LOC136888988 gene encoding uncharacterized protein; the encoded protein is MSKYDLWAKIAFIPTDRNEMAELFTKQFKDCFQSKWGGHSCDTPGCREVIVLDGNMKNARQICMVKDAGELHFPTIPGSVAVGCQNTPAKASRYCSIHNATAMVFQDDESSNDQSKSVKGSDEVGSLVIRVLNKKTTRLGKLYEVLWSSGKKSWLKESNLPLSVKECKKSGTVFEQRLVMLDELGQKRMEYQFSTSTGIQGGKVQSGEGVSSSGFAVEVVEDNVIVDDRGQPRTMTCGTEKSKHRAKNHRTAGIFAIAKPCSIVVEVKELFG